GCATGCACATAGGGAAACCCATAGTGCATACCCTTGATATCGATTCGGTTTATTTCATCCGGAGGCAGGTTGTCACCCATCCAGTCGCGGCCTATATCGGCAAACCACAGCTTGCCATCTTGCGGATCCCAGTCCATACCGCGCACGGTTCGTACCCCGGTCGCTATCTGCTCACTGGCACCGGTATCCACATCGATGGCAATAACAGAGCCAAACGGTGATTCAGACTCACACACGTTACAGGGTGAGCCTATGGCGATATAAAGTCTGCCATCGGGACCAAACGCCATATAGCGGGCACTCTTTTTGGTATCGCCGGGGAGTTTGGAGTAAATCTCTTTGGGGCGGCCAGGGCGGCGAAGGCGCTGCTCAATTTCTTCATAACGCAGGATTTTTTCATCCAACGCCACATAAAGATGACCCTTGTGAAAAGCGATGGCCTCAGGATTATCCAGGCCTTTACCCACAACATAGCGGCGATCCACTCGCCCGTCGTTGTTGCTGTCGACCAGGGCCGTGATGGTGCCGCCTTTGCCGGAGCCCACAAACAGGGTGCCATTATCACCGACGGCAAGCTGCTTGGCATCCTCAAGCTCCGAGGCATATTGGGTGATACCAAAGCCCTTGGTGACGGTAATTGTCATCGTTTGCTCGGCCTGGGTCTGCGTCGCTATACAGGCGAGGCAGGCAATCAGCATGCGGCCGAGGTGTGTATTACTCAACATTCTCTTTAGCCTGTTATCGTTATCATGGGCAGGCAACATCAGATGATTGCCAGATCGCCTTTGGTTTCAAGCCAAGTTTTTCTGTCGCCGGAGCGCTTTTTCGCCAGCAACATGTCCATCAGCGCGACGGTATCGTCACTGTCGTCTATGGTCAGCTGCACCAGGCGACGGGTGTTAGGGTCCATGGTGGTCTCACGCAGCTGTAACGGGTTCATTTCACCCAGTCCTTTAAAGCGCGTTACCTGAGGTTTGCCTTTTTTGCCTTCGGCGGCGATCCTGTCGAGGATCCCCTGCTTTTCCGACTCATCGAGGGCGTAGTATACCTCTTTACCTATATCGATACGGAACAGCGGCGGCATGGCGATGTACACATGGCCACGCTCCACGAGTACCCGGTAGTGCTTGAGGAAGAGTGCACACAACAAGGTAGCAATGTGCAATCCATCCGAGTCGGCGTCGGCCAGAATACACACCTTACCGTAACGCAGCTCAGAAATATCATCGCTGTCAGGGTCGCAGCCGATGGCCACGGAGATATCGTGTACTTCCTGAGATGCCAATACCTGTGAAGCCTCAACCTCCCAGGTATTCAAAATCTTGCCCCGCAGCGGCATGATGGCCTGAAACTCGCGATCCCGTGCCTGTTTGGCACTGCCACCTGCCGAATCCCCTTCCACCAAAAAGAGTTCTGAGGTCATGGGGTCCTGACCACTGCAGTCGGTTAGCTTGCCGGGCAAGGCTGGCCCTGCCGTGACCTTTTTACGGGCGACTTTCTTGGCCGCCTTCATACGCTTCTGGGCGTTGGAGATACACATCTCCGCCAGCATTTCCGCCAAATCCGTATGGGAGTTCAGGTACAGGGAAAACGCGTCGCGAACGATGCCGGACACAAAGGCCGCGCTCTGACGGCTGGAGAGTTTTTCCTTGGTCTGACCGGCAAACTGGGGATCCTGCATCTTGATGGATAAAATGAACGCCGTTTTATCCCAGATATCTTCAGGACTGAGTTTTATTCCGCGGGGAATGAGGTTTCGAAACTCACAAAACTCCCGCATGGATTCCAGCAGCCCCTGACGGAAGCCATTCACGTGGGTGCCACCCAGCGGGGTGGGGATCAGGTTTACATAACTTTCGGCAAGATATTCGCCGCCCTCGGGTAACCAGGTAATAGCCCAGTCTGCAGCCTCATTATTACCGGCAAAACTGCCCACAAAGGGCTCTTGAGGCAGCATGGGGGCATCGCCCACGGCACTCTTTAAGTAATCCGTCAGCCCGGCCTCGAAGTACCATTCATGCACTTCACCGGTTTGCTTGTTGGTAAATTTGATTCTGAGCCCGGGGCAGAGTACTGCCTTGGCTTTAAGCAGATGGATCAGCTTGGTAATGGAGAAATTGGGTGAATCGAAATAGCTTGGCTCCGGCCAGAAATGCACACGGGTACCCGTATTACGCCGGCCGCAGGTACCGGTCACGGTCAGGCTTTCCACCTTATCACCGTGCTCGAAGGCCATGTCGTAGACCTGAGCATCCCGACGCACTGTGATTTCAACCCGGCGCGACAGGGCGTTTACTACCGAAATGCCCACACCGTGTAAACCACCGGAAAACTGGTAGTTTTTATTGGAAAATTTACCACCGGCGTGGAGTTTGGTGAGAATGAGTTCAACCCCGGGAATGCCCTCTTCCGGGTGGATATCCACCGGCATACCCCGACCGTCGTCGATGACCTCGAGGGAATTGTCCGTTTGCAGAATAACATCAATACGACTTGCGTGTCCCGCCAGCGCCTCGTCCACACTGTTGTCTATGACTTCCTGTCCCAGGTGATTGGGACGTGTGGTATCGGTGTACATACCGGGACGGCGCTTTACCGGCTCAAGGCCGTTCAGCACCTCAATGGCATCAGAATTGTATAGGTTGGTCATGGCGCACGTTATTCTTCGTTATTCAGGCCATGGTGCGGCCCTGCGAGTCGGTTTGTCAAGGTAACTCTAAAAAAGCGGCGATATCCGGTAATTGCCGCTCAAAACCCACAAAACTGTGGTCTCCACCGGGTTCTATCAACATCCGGCAGCAATAGTATTTGCCAAGGGCCAGTCGGTAATCCAGCACCTCGTCACCGGTTTGTAATAATACAAAAAAACGGTCCGGATTGGCTATGGCAGCAACATCATAGCGCTTGAGGGCTTCGCGGTGAGATGGCAACACCAGATAGTCTTCACCGGTGTAAGGATTATGCTGTGGCCCCAGAAAGGCTTCAAAGAGATCGTAAGGCGAGACCGCAGGATTGATCAGTGCCGCCTTGCCACCGTAGGTTTCAGCAAGATAAGTGGCAAAAAAGCCGCCGAGAGACGAGCCGATAAATCTCAGTGGTTCCCCCCTTGCCTTGGCCTCTTCTGTTATCTCACACAAAAGCGCGACAGCCCGCTCAATATCAGTGGGTAATTGGGGCTGCACCAAGCGAACACCGGGATGGTTCGCGGCAATAAAGTTGGCACTCTGTAGGCCTTTGTCAGACTGCGGGGAGCTGTTGAATCCGTGAATATAAAGCAGCATACATCCTCAGGCTGCGGTTTGCTGAACCTCAGTAACCGCTGGAGCTGTGGTCCGGCGCAAAGCGATTACCCGGCACACGGTAAACATGTGTATGAATGCTACCATCGCTCAAAAGCTCCAGCAAACGGTAGCCAGGCTGCAGATGATCGAGGGCAAAGTAAGGTGACTTGGGTTTGAATTGAATACAGGTAGATGGGGTGGCCATCAGTGGTAGCTGGCCATTGGCCGTGGCATACACTTCATCCACGGCCTGATGCACATGGCCCCAGAGAATGCCCTTCACCTGAGGGTATGCAGACACCCTGGCGAGAAAGTCACTGCCGTTATCCATACAGTGCTGATCGAGCCAGGCGCAATCCATCAGAATGGGATTATGGTGCATCACAAGCAGCGTATGGTGGTTCGGGTATGCTGCGATGGCCTGGTCGATGAGGGAGAATTGCAGCTCCCCCATATGGCCTCCGGGCTTTCCCCGCACGGTACTGTCCAGCATCAGAATATGCCAGTTCCCAATCAGAATTCGCTGCTGCCCGAAGACCCTGGGACCCTGCATATGCAGGTTCATGACCCTTGGATCGTCATGGTTTCCGGGCAAATAATGGCAAGGTAGACCAAGAAATTCGATGGCCTGAACGAAGTTACGGTAAGAATCCGGAGTGTAATCCTGACTGATGTCACCGGTGGCGAGCATCAGGTGCGCGGGATAATGGGTGGCATTCAGGGTATTGAGCACAGCCGCCAGGCTCTGACTGGTGTTCACGCCCAGCAGTTGTCCGTCGTTGCTGGCAAATAAATGTGGATCGGTGATCTGCACCAGACGCGCAGCTTCCCCTTCTGCCAACGAATATTCAACAGCCTCTTTCAGCACTATGTTTACCCACAATTAAGACCGGACAACCGACTGATATCGACAACCAATCTTCAATAACTCTTCCAGGAATGCATTGACCTGGTACTTTTCATCACTTTGGTACATTCGCAAATTGGGGTAATCATACACCGCACTGAGAAGTGAAAACTGCCGACCAGTTAACACTTCTGCTAATTTAGCATCATGATAAATCCGAACCAATACCTTAGGGTCTTCAATTAGTGGTGTTTTTCCAAGTGGGCGGGAAATTTCGACCAATTGGGTGTAGCGGGTATTTTCCACCAGCGTGATTTTAAGGATGCCGTTGCTGCCACGGACACTGGCGGGAGCATCCATGGCCAGCGCTGAGGGTAGCCAGCGCAGCAACAAGGCATAGTTTCGGCCACACAAGGCCAAAAAGCCGTTGAGATCCGGCTGATATCGCGCTTTCACTCCCTTGCCCTTCAAAGGTCACTCCGCATCAGCTTATGTCGGTTTAACTCAAGCCACTGCAGACCAAGCACAGTTGAACCATTATCGATTTCGCCACTTTCCACCATGGCATAGGCGGCTTCGCGGCTCATCACGTGCACCCGAATATCTTCATGCTCATGGGCAAGGCCATGGAGGCCTTCCGCCTGACTGGCATCGACTTCAGCCAGAAAACAATAAAAGCGCTCGCTGCAGCCCCCGGGACTGGAGAGATAACTGCCAATGGGCAGCATCCGCGATGCAGTAAGCCCCGCCTCTTCCATTAACTCTCTGCGTGCCACGTCTTCGGCCGACTCCCCGTCCTCCATCATGCCAGCCACCAACTCCAGCAACCAAGGGAATTCAGAGGTTTCCAGTGCCGGAAACCTGACCTGTTCAATCAGGACCACCTGGTCAGTCACCGGATCATAGGGCAACACCACAACAGCGTGACCACGTTCAAACACTTCCCGCGAGACGACCTCACTCCAGCCGCCGGCAAACAGACGATGGCGAAACTGATACCTGACCATCTTGAAAAAACCCTGATACAGGGTGCTCGAGCCCAGTACTTCAATGTCTTCACGACTGAAGAGTCTGTTAAACATTCGCTGCTCCTTGACGAGGTGATTCACTTATTATCATGGGATTCGCACAAAGATTTAAAATAAAATCTGTTACACTTCGGGTTTGACTCAAAAATGGTTGATTTTTTAGTATTTCAACCATTAACTTTTAGCTGTTTCGGGAAGCGTCGGGAAGCGCGAACCGCCCGGGTATAAGGGCATACCAGTTTAACCCAGTTATTACCCCCCTCGGGGAGAATGTCTCAATAAGGACAGCCAATGAAATTCAAGTTCAGCTCTCTGTGTGCCGCCATCGCTCTGGCAGCCAGTGCATCCAGCGTTCAAGCCGACGACTTGCTGCAAATCTATCAGCAAGCTCTGACCAATGACCCTCTGGTGCTGCAGGCTCAGGCTCAGCGAAATGCGTTATACGCGCAAATCGAAGAAAACCGCGCTCCCCTGCTGCCCACCATCAGTGCCAATGTCGGTTACGATAAGGCCTGGAAAGACCCATCCGAAGACTCCGATGGCTTTACCGGTGGCGTCAAATTAACTCAGGTGATTTATGACCACAGCGCCTGGGTTGGCCTGTCGCTGGCAGAAAAAGCCGCAGCGCAAGCCGATGCCGCCTATGCATCCGCACTGCAAAACCTCATCACCCGTGTGACCAAGGCCTACTTTGACGTGCTCAAGGCCAAGGATAACTATGAGTTCCAGGGCGCCGAGAAGCGCGCTATCGAGCGCCAGCTTGAGCAGACCAAACAGCGTTTTGC
This portion of the Shewanella amazonensis SB2B genome encodes:
- the parE gene encoding DNA topoisomerase IV subunit B, with translation MTNLYNSDAIEVLNGLEPVKRRPGMYTDTTRPNHLGQEVIDNSVDEALAGHASRIDVILQTDNSLEVIDDGRGMPVDIHPEEGIPGVELILTKLHAGGKFSNKNYQFSGGLHGVGISVVNALSRRVEITVRRDAQVYDMAFEHGDKVESLTVTGTCGRRNTGTRVHFWPEPSYFDSPNFSITKLIHLLKAKAVLCPGLRIKFTNKQTGEVHEWYFEAGLTDYLKSAVGDAPMLPQEPFVGSFAGNNEAADWAITWLPEGGEYLAESYVNLIPTPLGGTHVNGFRQGLLESMREFCEFRNLIPRGIKLSPEDIWDKTAFILSIKMQDPQFAGQTKEKLSSRQSAAFVSGIVRDAFSLYLNSHTDLAEMLAEMCISNAQKRMKAAKKVARKKVTAGPALPGKLTDCSGQDPMTSELFLVEGDSAGGSAKQARDREFQAIMPLRGKILNTWEVEASQVLASQEVHDISVAIGCDPDSDDISELRYGKVCILADADSDGLHIATLLCALFLKHYRVLVERGHVYIAMPPLFRIDIGKEVYYALDESEKQGILDRIAAEGKKGKPQVTRFKGLGEMNPLQLRETTMDPNTRRLVQLTIDDSDDTVALMDMLLAKKRSGDRKTWLETKGDLAII
- a CDS encoding DUF1249 domain-containing protein; the encoded protein is MKGKGVKARYQPDLNGFLALCGRNYALLLRWLPSALAMDAPASVRGSNGILKITLVENTRYTQLVEISRPLGKTPLIEDPKVLVRIYHDAKLAEVLTGRQFSLLSAVYDYPNLRMYQSDEKYQVNAFLEELLKIGCRYQSVVRS
- a CDS encoding YqiA/YcfP family alpha/beta fold hydrolase, producing MLLYIHGFNSSPQSDKGLQSANFIAANHPGVRLVQPQLPTDIERAVALLCEITEEAKARGEPLRFIGSSLGGFFATYLAETYGGKAALINPAVSPYDLFEAFLGPQHNPYTGEDYLVLPSHREALKRYDVAAIANPDRFFVLLQTGDEVLDYRLALGKYYCCRMLIEPGGDHSFVGFERQLPDIAAFLELP
- the nudF gene encoding ADP-ribose diphosphatase, with amino-acid sequence MFNRLFSREDIEVLGSSTLYQGFFKMVRYQFRHRLFAGGWSEVVSREVFERGHAVVVLPYDPVTDQVVLIEQVRFPALETSEFPWLLELVAGMMEDGESAEDVARRELMEEAGLTASRMLPIGSYLSSPGGCSERFYCFLAEVDASQAEGLHGLAHEHEDIRVHVMSREAAYAMVESGEIDNGSTVLGLQWLELNRHKLMRSDL
- a CDS encoding PQQ-dependent sugar dehydrogenase, whose translation is MLIACLACIATQTQAEQTMTITVTKGFGITQYASELEDAKQLAVGDNGTLFVGSGKGGTITALVDSNNDGRVDRRYVVGKGLDNPEAIAFHKGHLYVALDEKILRYEEIEQRLRRPGRPKEIYSKLPGDTKKSARYMAFGPDGRLYIAIGSPCNVCESESPFGSVIAIDVDTGASEQIATGVRTVRGMDWDPQDGKLWFADIGRDWMGDNLPPDEINRIDIKGMHYGFPYVHASDVIEPAYEKPENLKVVSPVYELPAHVSPMGMLFYRGEQFPAEYHNQLLVAENGSWNRSSKIGYQIVVLTLDKGEVKRRETLISFLDGEFPVARPYGMALGADGSLFISDDLKGNVYRFFYRHEAEEEAPTQEEQP
- the cpdA gene encoding 3',5'-cyclic-AMP phosphodiesterase, with translation MLKEAVEYSLAEGEAARLVQITDPHLFASNDGQLLGVNTSQSLAAVLNTLNATHYPAHLMLATGDISQDYTPDSYRNFVQAIEFLGLPCHYLPGNHDDPRVMNLHMQGPRVFGQQRILIGNWHILMLDSTVRGKPGGHMGELQFSLIDQAIAAYPNHHTLLVMHHNPILMDCAWLDQHCMDNGSDFLARVSAYPQVKGILWGHVHQAVDEVYATANGQLPLMATPSTCIQFKPKSPYFALDHLQPGYRLLELLSDGSIHTHVYRVPGNRFAPDHSSSGY